CGATAAACGTCTTATTTTTATATAAATATTATATGCAGTTAAGTTGAAGGGGTGTGTTTGTATCCTAAGTTATTATAAATCTTTACAATCTTTATATTGACAGTGTTGGTCTAATGTGATAGAGTAATATTGTCTAATGCATTAGAGTTCCATGCCTTATTTTATATATAAATAAAATTTGCTATAGGTGTGTGGGGAAGTTGTATATGTTTAAAGGATTTTGTTATTGACACAATGATAAAATTCACAGTTGTAGAAAGGAGAATGTTGTTATGAATATCTTACCGTATATAAGAAATTTGATACGACAACAGGAATGATGATCCTAGAGAAAGCACCATTACCGGATATGGTGAAAGCACTTGGTGCAGATCATATCGTAAAGATATGGAGACAACAAAAAGTGCGTGGCAAAGGTGCCAGTTTGAATAGGGCAAAGACCCTGGTGGATGCTGCGCATGATAGTGTTGGAAAACCAGGCGGACAGGGTGCAGTCATGGAGATTCAGATGTTGTTGGAAGATTATAAGGTAAAGAAGCAACAACTGGAAATGGTCACATCTGTGATGGAAGAATTGACCATGCAGATACCAAATGCAGATAAGATGCTGTCAGTGAATGGCATCGGATTAGTAACTGTAGCTGGTTTTATATCAGAAGTCGGGGATATCAGTCGCTTTAAGAACCCGAAACAGATACAGAAGTATGCTGGATTTGAGCTGGTAGAGAACAGTTCTGGAAAACACAAAGGTCGTACAACGATCAGTAAACGAGGTCGAAAGATCATATATCAAGTAGTATTACCATTGATACGGATCAATCAAGAATTCGGATCGATCTATGATTATTACAGAAAACGGATAAAGAATCCGTTGAAAGGCCGACAGGCAATGATAGCCGTTGGATGTAAGCTGATTCGAGTGTTCTTTGCGATCATGACGAAGGGTGTTGTCTTTAATGGAACAAAAATGATAGAGGATATCCATCGTCCAACACAACTGCCACAGGCAGCGTAACAAGAAAGAAATAACCTGAAAACAGGAAAGCGTCCGCCAAGGAGATTGGTGCTGTGAACAGGGATGTAACTGTATAGTTGAAAAAAGTATAGCCAGTTTAGCCACAGGAGATACACTCCATAGGACAAAGATCCTGTTAGAAAGCATAAGTGGCAGCCCAGCTATGGATAGACAGAACGAAGGAATTTAGGACTCCAATCGTAGCAGATGGATGATCCTGTCAGACATGAGAGGTTTGTTGCTGTAGGAAAAATGGGTGGACAAAGAAGGCAATCATAAGAAAAACCAAGACGTCTTCTTTTAGTATCAATTTTTCTATGAATGGTACAAAAAGATACCCTATTCACTATCTATAAGGTTATATTTAGATCAACTAATTAACTTAAATAGTATCAGGAAAGCTGATAAATCAAGGCTTTCTTGTGCAATTTTAATAAAAATATACAGAGAGGAGATTATTTATAATGAAAGCAAAGAAAATAGTGTATCTTATGCTAATAATGGTCGTGCTTATCTCAGGGTGTAACCATCAAAATAATAATATGGAAGAAAGTAAAAAAACATCGTTTTCAAATGAGAAAACATCAGATTCTACGACGAAACCATCTTCCATTGTCTCTACTGCTGTTCCGACAACGGCAATTCCCACCACTTTACCTACAGAGAATCATAACAAGAAAGAGGATGCACCTGTTGGATATGCAGAAGCAAATTACTTTAAGGAAAAAGTTAAGGATATTATATATTACAAAGATGGTAAAAAGCATACAATAGCGCCGGATACAGAGGAGGGAAAACAAATTATTCTTATGGCAAAACAGCGTTATGTCAATACAGGAGAACATGTTTTGCGGAAGAATAAATTAAAGAAAAAAGTTTCAACTTTGCAGGAAAGAGGAAAGGCATTGGAAATAAAATTTGCCAAACAGTGTTATAAGATTTATACTGGAGGCAAGAGTAATGACTATAAAAAAGTATCAATTAACTATCAGTCATGGTTGTATCCGCTGGAAGGAGAAGATGCAAAGTATTTTATACCTTTGCCCAATCGGGAATGTACTTATGAAAAACTTGGGGATGCAAAGGAATTATTGGAATACTTGGAAAAGTGTATAGAGTAGTCATTGATAGAAACTATAATATCATAAAGAAAGGAATAGTATGATGGAGACACCTAAAGTTTTTGAAAGTGAATATAAGTTTTGCCTTATATTATGGGAAAATGAACCCATAAAAAGTGGTAATTTGGTAAAACTTTGCAAAGAAAGATTAGGTTGGAAAAGTACAACAACGTATACGGTAATAAAAAGGTTATCTGAGAGGGGAGTAATAAAGAATGAAAATACGATTGTTTCTTCCATTGTTTCAAAAGAACAAATACAGGAGGCAGAAATAGTAAATATGGTGGAGAAAACATTTGAAGGTTCTCTGCCAGCATTTATTTCTGCATTTGGAAGACATGAAAAGTTGTCTGAGAAAGAAATTGAGGACATAAGAAGGATGATTGAAAAAGATTGATTAAAAGATAGAATAAATTTACCTGTACTCAGATTATTTAACACAGGAGGAAGATATGCAGAGTGTTTTTTTAAAAATTTTATCAATTGGCATGAATGCCAGTTGGATGATATTGGCTATCTTGTGCTTGCGTATAGTGTTTTGGAAGTCTCCAAAATGGATTGCATGCTTTATGTGGTTTTTGGTAGGAATAAGGCTCTTATGCCCTTATAACATAGAAAGCACTATTAGCCTTGTTCCAATTCAAATGGAAGTGCCATTGAATGATTCTGAAAAAAATACTTTGAAAGATGAAAAGGATATGGCATATATTCGTATAGAACGTAATTCTTTTATAAAGCGTAATAGAGAATCAGAAAAGCATATCTACCAGTCGAACAACACAGACAGGATAAGAGGGGATAAGGCGGAACTAAATGCTAGCAATGCTTTGGCAGATAGCATAGAAAAACAAGTAATGCTGAATAGTTCCAGACTTCGTTTTTTTGCGGTAGTTTGGGTGTGCGGTCTGTTTGCTATGCTTCTTTACTTTGTTTTAAGTTGTTTTTATTTGTCAAATAGAACAAAAACTGCTACATACTTTAAGGAAAATATATGGGAGAGCGAGTTTGTGATTTCGCCATATATCTTTGGAGTGTTTTGTCCCAAAATATATATTCCGTATGGAATAGATGAGGAACAACTTGTTTATGTTTTAGCCCATGAACGGGCTCATTTGAAACGGAAAGACCATATATTAAAAGTAGTGGCTTATTTTATTCTATCTATATATTGGTTTCATCCGCTGGTTTGGGTCGCTTATGTTTGTCTGGGGCGGGATATTGAATATGCCTGTGATGAAAAAGCTGTTTTGAATATGGATAAGAGGGAAAGAAAAAATTATTTGCTGGCACTTTTGAACTGTTGTGCAGTAAAAAGGCGTGCCAGTGTATATCCACTGGCATTTGGAAAAATTGGAATTAAAAAAAGGGTGATTCGCATGAAACAATGGAAAAAACCATCAATTGTGCTGTTTACTATTACAATGCTTTTTGGAATGATAGTATCAGTTTGTTTCTTTACTGTTCCTAAGACACGAGGAGCAGGGGAAATGAAAAATCAAGAAGAGATAAATACAGGTTTTGTAACATTGGACATAAAACCGGCTTCAGTTAATCTAAATGAAAATACAGGAGCGGATGGTACAATATTATATTATGTTGATGCAGGAAAGATTATTTTTGGTGGCACTTATGGATTATTTGTCTATGACAAAAATTCCAGAACAATTGTACAGTCGTTAGATTTGGAATATATTGAGTGCAATTATACACAAGGGGATAATTACTGTGAAATAGCCGTAGATAAAAATGGTGGAAAGATTTATTTGAATCCTGTGAGGAAAAAGAAATTGTATATCTTAGACTTGATATCTAATACGTTGGAGATAAGAAATTATCCAAATTCAGATATTTGGAAGGATAATTCATTAGAGTTGTTTCATGTAGAGAATGCAAAACAAGTATCTTATCATGATGGTGGAGAAGAAAAAATATGCAAATTAAATGAAAATGATTTTACAATAGGCAGTTGTTCATATACAGAATATCCTCGAAAGGAATCAAATAATAAGGGGGAATTGATGTATTATCCCTTATTTGCACAATGATAGAGTGTAACATTTTTATACCGAGAGTAAATGTTAAAGTGTAAGTTTGACTGGAAAATACAGGATTATTGGAGGAGATTGACAAAGCCACGGATAAAAAAAGGATATAACAACAAATTCAAAGTCCTCAAACGTATTGTATACGGAAGAAGTGGATTAGTCAATCTGGAGAAAAAATGTAAACTGGCTTTTCTTCCAAGGGATCGAGATTTTTCTCTTTCTGCACTATTATAAAACAAGGGGCTGGTATTGAAATAATACCAGCTTGCATTTTAACCGTTATACCCAAAGTTAAGAAAGAGTCCATTTTGGATTTCTCTGCTTTTTCTTATTAAAAATTTATGAATTTGAATCCTCAGAATCATGAGAAACGGATTCTCTCAATACAACTTTTCCTGCTGCCTGACGCCGCCGTGTATCGGACATAGCAGCATAATGTTTTCGGGTCGTATTAACATCAGAGTGTCCAAGAACTTCCGCTACAAGATAAATATCATCGGTCTCCTGATAAAGAGCAGTACCATAAGTACTACGCAGTTTATGAGGCGTGATCTTCTTTAGTGGAGTGACTTCCTTCGCATATTTTTTCACAAGATTCTGGACCGCCTGCACACCAATTCTTCGTCTTTGCATAGAATAAAATAAAGCATCTTCATGTCCTTCCTTTGGAATGATGAGTTTTCTGCTGCCCTCAATATATTGTTCTAAAGCATCTGCAACTTCATTTCCAAAATAAACGGTCATTTCTTTTCGGCCTTTTCGGATCAGATGAAGACCGTTATTGCGGAAATCAACATCATCAATGTTTAGACCCACTAATTCAGATACACGGATTCCAGTCCCAAGAAGAAGTGTAATGATCGCAAGATCACGTTCTTTTGTCTTTTCATAATAAGCACGTTTCTGCCCAGTTAAATGGTCACCACCGTGTTCTACAAAATCAAGCAAAGAAGCAACTTCATCGGCTTCTAAACGGATAATTTCCTTCTCACGGATTTTTGGCATATCAACAAGCAATGTTGGATTTTTCTCAATCAGCTGTCGTTTGTAAAAATATCCGTAAAAAGAACGGAGTGCAGACATCTTACGAAAAACACCTTGTTCAGTATTCTGCATATGCTTATGTTGTTCTTCCGAGATGTAAACCTTTAAATATTCCATATATTCTTCCAAATCAACGGATTCAATCTTATCAAGATCACTTACTTTAAAATCCAGTACAGAGTAATTACGGTAAGCAGGATTTTCATCGATTAGAAAATGAAAGAACACTCTCAGATCATATGCATAAGCAATTCGAGTTCTTACTTGTGTGGTAGAATCAATTGCACGGAAGAATTCTTTCGCAAAAGGCGGGAGTGTTTTAATAAGTTCACGTAATTTGATCGTCTGTCTTGCAGTCAGATCGTCATAATATGGTAATGATTTCATAAAATTCACCTGTTTCTTATTTATTTAGCATACCATTTACGGCTATTCAGTAGTAGTAAATGAAAATAATACATGACTTATTCTATCAATTTTTCACAAAGCTTGCAAACTTTCCCCTTCTATGTATAATAATAGTTAGTCAAGACTAACTAGAATAAAAATAAAAAGAAAGGAACATTTCGTGTATGATGCAATTATTTAAATCATCAACAAAAGAAACGATGAACTTCCTAAGATATGTCGGACCAGGTTTACTAGTCACCGTAGGTTTTATAGATCCCGGAAACTGGGCAAGTAATATCGCAGCAGGTTCCGGTTATGGATATACGTTATTATGGATGGTCACATTATCAACGATCATGCTCATTATCTTACAGCATAATGCAGCCCACCTAGGAATCGTCACAGGAAAATGTTTATCAGAAGCAACAAGTTTGTATATCAACAAAGGTCTTAAGAATATCATTTTATTAACAGCAGTTGCAGCATCGATCGCAACTGCAATGGCAGAACTTTTAGGTGGTGCAATGGCATTAGAAATGCTGTTTCATATTCCAGTAAAGATTGGTACATTTATCATTTTAGGGATCGTGTTGATCTGTCAGTTTACAAATGCCTATAGCAGAATCGAGAAATTGATCATCTTATTTGTATCATTGATCGGGTTTTCATTCCTGTTTGAAATCTGTATTGCAGATATTGAATGGAAACAGGCACTGATCGGATGGGTAAAGCCAGAAGTTCCAAAAGGTTCCCTTCCAGTTGTCATGAGTGTTCTAGGAGCAGTCGTGATGCCACATAACCTGTTTTTACATTCAGAGGTCATTCAGAGCAGAGAATGGAATCTAAAAGATGAAAATGTGATAGAACAGCAGTTAAAATACGAGTTTAAAGATACCTTATTTTCCATGATCATAGGATGGGCAATTAACAGTGCAATGATCTTAATGGCAGCAGCTACCCTGTATCATGGAAATGGTCATTCTATTGATGATATTCATTTAGCAGGTTCCATGTTAACACCACTTCTTGGAAATGCAGCATCAATTATTTTTGCACTTGCATTATTACTTGCTGGAATTTCATCAAGTATTACAGCAGGAATGGCCGGCGGAACGATTTTTTCTGGAATTTATGATCATCCTTATGATATTCATCATAAAGATACGAAATTAGGAGTTCTTATTACGATGATTCCGGCAACATTGATTATTTTACTGATAAAAGCTCCATTCGATGGATTGATCTATTCCCAGATGTTTTTGGCAGTTCAACTTCCGATTACGATCTTTACTCAGATTTATCTGACATCCTCAAAGAAAGTCATGGGGAAATATGCGAATTCGAAACGATTAAAGATCATACTTTTTATGATTGCACTGATCGTAACATTTCTTAACATATGTCTGTTTGTGACTGGATTTTAAATATAAAAAATGAGATAATAAAGATAAAAAAGAAAGGAGCATCTTATGGAAATTAAATATCTATCAATTAAGAATTTTAAATCAATCCGGCATATGGAAATATCAGATATCCAGAATGCTCTGATTCTTGTTGGAAAGAATAATACAGGAAAATCATCCATCCTTCATGCCCTGCGTGCAGTCGAAGGATCTTATGAAATCTCATTGGATGATTTTAACGAGACAATGCAAAATATAGAGATTGGATTTATATTATCCATTACAGAAGAAGATCTTCATATTTTTCATAAAAATGGTATAGTGAGCCAGTATAAAAAATACGATCTTTGGAAAAAGGATTTTGAGAGTAAACTTCCATCTTACAAAAATGAAGAGATCACCTTTACATTCATTGCCAATAAAGAAGGCAAACAGCGGTTTTACGATGGAAAGAAGAAACATAATAAGTATATTCGGGAAATTTTCCCAACCATTTATTTCATTGGAACGAACCGTAATTTAAAACAGATACAGGATGATCTTTTTATGCTACAGGAAGACAGTTTGCTTAAGATCATGCGTACAAACTGCTGTATGTTTGATCCTGTGAAACCATGTACCCATTGTTTTCAGTGTATCGGTCTGATCGATCAGAAGAATCCAAAAGAACTGAATGCATTTGAGGCTGCAAAGCTATTTGAATATAAATTGTATGAGATGAACATTGACCAGTTTGAGAAACGTATTAATGAAAGCTTCCATAAGAACGGTGGATTTGAGGATATTATTTTCTCTATGAATTATGATGTTGACCAGATGCTTCAAGTTAATGCAGAAGCTTATAACAAAGAACGTGATATTTCAATTTCTGTGGAACGATTGGGGCGTGGAATGAAAAGTATTTATATGCTTTCTCTTCTGGAAGCTTATGTAATGGATGAGAATAGTCTTTCATCGATCATTCTGGTAGAGGAACCAGAGATGTTTTTGCATCCACAACTGCAAAAGACAGCCAGTGAGATCCTTTATCGTCTGGCACAGAAGAATCAGGTGATCTTTACAACACATTCTCCACACTTATTAGCCAATTTTAGCAGTAGACAATTATGTCAGATCATATTGGATGAAGATTCATATTCTGTTGCAAAGAAGAAAACGAACATTAGTTCGATATTAGACGATCTTGGATATAATGCTTCCGATCTTATGAATGTCGATTTTGTTTTTATCGTAGAAGGAAAACAAGATAAATACCGTTTGCCATTGTTGTTAAATCATTATTATTCTGAAATTTATGATGAAGACGGCAGATTAAATCGTGTAGCGATCCTGACAACAAACAGCTGTACCAATATCAAGACGTATGCCAACTTAAAATATATAAATCAGCTTTATATGAAGGATCGTTTTTTAATGATCCGTGATAGTGATGGTAAGGATCGAGATATGCTTGGAAGACAACTTTGTAAATATTATGATGAGAGAAATCTTGTGGATGTTGATCATTTACCAAAAGTGACAAGGAAAAATGTATTGATCTTAAAATATTATTCTTTTGAAAATTATTTTTTAAATCCAGAGATCATGTCAAAACTTGGAGTTATAGAATCTGAAGATGCTTTTTATGAGATTTTATATGATAAATGGAGAGAATATCTGCATAGGATCAAAAGTGGAGTTCATTTGATACAGATGATGGGACGTGATTTTACATCACCGCAAGATATGAAAGAACATATGGAAGAGATCAAAACCTATATGCGGGGTCATAATCTGTTTGACATTTTTTATGGAAGATATAAAAAAGAAGAGAAAGATTTATTAAAGAAATATATTGAGATCGCACCAAGAGATGAATTTAGTGATATTCTTGATGCGGCGGATTCGTTTATCTATTTTCAGAGTAAGACAAAACAAAAAGATATTCAGAATGAAACAAATTAAAGAAAGTGCGAGATAAATAATATGACAAAGAAACACACAATATTAACAGCGATCAATTCGAAATACATTCATTCGAACCTTGCAGTTTACTGCCTTCGTGCCTACGCAAAGCCATATATCGATGAAGTCGAGATTGCAGAATATACGATCAATCAGCAGGTGGATGATATCCTGATGAGTCTGTATCAGAAACATCCAGATATCCTTTGTTTTTCCTGTTATATCTGGAATATTGAATACATAGAACGCGTGATCAGGGAAATCCATAAACTACTGCCGGATGTTCCAATCTGGCTTGGAGGACCAGAAGTTTCCTATGATTCCAGAGAAGTTTTAAGACGACTTCCACAGGTAACGGGTGTGATGAAAGGGGAAGGAGAAGTTACATTCCTTGAAGTGCTTGATCATTATCATGGAAAGAGAGATGATCTTAGCAAGATTCCTGGACTAACTTATAGAAATGAAGATGAGATCGTAGAAACACCATGGCGTCCAGTGATGGACTTAAGTAAAGTTCCATTTGTGTATGAACATATTGAAGATTTTGAACATAAGATCATCTACTATGAATCAAGCAGGGGCTGTCCATTTTCATGTAGTTATTGTTTATCTTCGATCGATAAATGCCTGCGCTTCCGAAATCTTTCTCTTGTCAAAAAGGAATTACAGTTTTTCTTAGATCATAAAGTGCCACAGGTCAAATTTGTCGATCGTACCTTTAACTGTCGACATGATCATGCAATGGAAATCTGGCGTTATATAAAGGAACATGATAACGGCATTACCAATTTCCATTTTGAAGTGGCAGCAGATGTCTTAAAGGATGATGAAATTGAATTGATCTCTGATATGCGTCCGGGACTGATTCAGTTAGAGATTGGCGTTCAGTCAACGAACATCGATACGATCACTGAGATTCACAGGAAAATGGATTTTAAGAAAGTTGCAGATATCGTAACAAGGATCAATGCTGGACATAATATACATCAACATTTGGATCTGATCGCAGGACTGCCCTATGAAGATCTTGAAAGTTTTAAACAGTCATTTCAGGATGTCTATGAAGTACGTCCAGAACAATTACAGTTAGGCTTTTTAAAAGTATTAAAAGGTTCTTATATGGAAAAACAAAAAGAGAACTATGGGCTTGTTTATAAAGATACACCGCCTTATGAAGTCCTTTATACAAAATGGCTGCCTTATGAAGATGTACTGGTTTTAAAGAAAGTGGAAGAAATGGTGGAAGTTTATTATAATAGCAGCCAGTTTTCGAACACCTTGCGGTTGTTGGAAAAAGAATTTGACACTGCATTTGCTTTATATGATACACTTGCCAGATTTTATGAGGAGAAAGGTTATGACAAGGTCAGCCACAGCCGGATTGCCCGATTTGAAATCTTATATGAATTTATACAAACCATTACAGCAGAAGAGAATCTTGTATTATATAAAGAGTTGTTAACGTATGACTTATATCTTCGTGAAAATGTAAAGAAACGTCCGGATTTTGCAGGAGATTATACATTACAAAAGGACGAGCTTCGTTATATCAACGAAGAGATTTTATTAAAAGATGAACGACTTGCATATTTTGGACAAAAGAATATGCGGAAATTTTCCCATATGGAACAATTCGATCATGCGGTAAATGAAGATTTTAAAGAAACAAAAACCATCCTATTGTTTGATTATCAGAATAGAGATCCATTGACAAACCAGGCGACAGTTTATCCGATTACAATGAATTTGATAAAAAATCAATAAAAATATAGTAAGAAAGAGGGTGCAGAAAATAAGATGATCGCAATATATTTAGCACCACTTTATCTGCTGTTAAATTTCTATTTTTTATTCCGAATATTGAAATGGTTAGAGACTTGTCATGTTTATTTTAAAAAGAAATGGATCAAAGCAGTTTTGGTCATGATCTATGTATTTCTTGCATTCAGTATTCTGATCGCATTTTTGTTTCCACAAGGAACGATACGGCGAGCTATGAAACTGATCAGTAATTACTGGCTGGGTGTTTTGATGTATTTGGCGCTTACGATCCTTATTGCGGATCTGATCCGCCTGATCTTGATCTATTTTGTAAAAGCAGATCAGGAAAAGTTTCGGACACCAAAAGTTTTCAAAATTGTTGGAAGCATTTGTATGATCTTGATCGTATCAACCAGTTTTTACGGAGTGTGTAATGCAAGGAATATCAGGACAACAAGCTACCACGTAATGATACATAAAAAAGCAGGAAATCATAAAAAGCTAAAGATCATTTTACTTGCAGATCTTCATCTTGGATACAATATTGGATGTTCTCAGATGAAACAGATGGTAATGAAAGTAAATCAGCAAAGTCCAGATCTGATCGTGGTCGCAGGAGACATTTTTGATAATGAATATGATGCATTAGATGATCCAGATCAGTTGGTTAAGATATTTCGACAGCTAAAGAGTCAATATGGTGTTTATGCAGTTTATGGAAATCATGATATTGATGAAAAGATTCTTGCAGGATTTACGTTTGGCAGAGGCCAGAAGAAAAAGGTCAGCGATCCAAGAATGGATGAATTTGTAAAAAGGGCAGGAATGAAGTTATTAAGAGATGAATCTGTCTGTATTGATCAAAGCTTTTATCTCTATGGAAGACCAGATGCTGAGAAAGTAGGCCGTGGGATCAGCAGACGTAAGACTCCAAAAGAACTGGTAAATGG
The sequence above is drawn from the Anaerostipes hadrus ATCC 29173 = JCM 17467 genome and encodes:
- a CDS encoding transposase, with amino-acid sequence MMILEKAPLPDMVKALGADHIVKIWRQQKVRGKGASLNRAKTLVDAAHDSVGKPGGQGAVMEIQMLLEDYKVKKQQLEMVTSVMEELTMQIPNADKMLSVNGIGLVTVAGFISEVGDISRFKNPKQIQKYAGFELVENSSGKHKGRTTISKRGRKIIYQVVLPLIRINQEFGSIYDYYRKRIKNPLKGRQAMIAVGCKLIRVFFAIMTKGVVFNGTKMIEDIHRPTQLPQAA
- a CDS encoding BlaI/MecI/CopY family transcriptional regulator → MMETPKVFESEYKFCLILWENEPIKSGNLVKLCKERLGWKSTTTYTVIKRLSERGVIKNENTIVSSIVSKEQIQEAEIVNMVEKTFEGSLPAFISAFGRHEKLSEKEIEDIRRMIEKD
- a CDS encoding M56 family metallopeptidase; its protein translation is MQSVFLKILSIGMNASWMILAILCLRIVFWKSPKWIACFMWFLVGIRLLCPYNIESTISLVPIQMEVPLNDSEKNTLKDEKDMAYIRIERNSFIKRNRESEKHIYQSNNTDRIRGDKAELNASNALADSIEKQVMLNSSRLRFFAVVWVCGLFAMLLYFVLSCFYLSNRTKTATYFKENIWESEFVISPYIFGVFCPKIYIPYGIDEEQLVYVLAHERAHLKRKDHILKVVAYFILSIYWFHPLVWVAYVCLGRDIEYACDEKAVLNMDKRERKNYLLALLNCCAVKRRASVYPLAFGKIGIKKRVIRMKQWKKPSIVLFTITMLFGMIVSVCFFTVPKTRGAGEMKNQEEINTGFVTLDIKPASVNLNENTGADGTILYYVDAGKIIFGGTYGLFVYDKNSRTIVQSLDLEYIECNYTQGDNYCEIAVDKNGGKIYLNPVRKKKLYILDLISNTLEIRNYPNSDIWKDNSLELFHVENAKQVSYHDGGEEKICKLNENDFTIGSCSYTEYPRKESNNKGELMYYPLFAQ
- a CDS encoding tyrosine-type recombinase/integrase → MKSLPYYDDLTARQTIKLRELIKTLPPFAKEFFRAIDSTTQVRTRIAYAYDLRVFFHFLIDENPAYRNYSVLDFKVSDLDKIESVDLEEYMEYLKVYISEEQHKHMQNTEQGVFRKMSALRSFYGYFYKRQLIEKNPTLLVDMPKIREKEIIRLEADEVASLLDFVEHGGDHLTGQKRAYYEKTKERDLAIITLLLGTGIRVSELVGLNIDDVDFRNNGLHLIRKGRKEMTVYFGNEVADALEQYIEGSRKLIIPKEGHEDALFYSMQRRRIGVQAVQNLVKKYAKEVTPLKKITPHKLRSTYGTALYQETDDIYLVAEVLGHSDVNTTRKHYAAMSDTRRRQAAGKVVLRESVSHDSEDSNS
- a CDS encoding Nramp family divalent metal transporter; its protein translation is MMQLFKSSTKETMNFLRYVGPGLLVTVGFIDPGNWASNIAAGSGYGYTLLWMVTLSTIMLIILQHNAAHLGIVTGKCLSEATSLYINKGLKNIILLTAVAASIATAMAELLGGAMALEMLFHIPVKIGTFIILGIVLICQFTNAYSRIEKLIILFVSLIGFSFLFEICIADIEWKQALIGWVKPEVPKGSLPVVMSVLGAVVMPHNLFLHSEVIQSREWNLKDENVIEQQLKYEFKDTLFSMIIGWAINSAMILMAAATLYHGNGHSIDDIHLAGSMLTPLLGNAASIIFALALLLAGISSSITAGMAGGTIFSGIYDHPYDIHHKDTKLGVLITMIPATLIILLIKAPFDGLIYSQMFLAVQLPITIFTQIYLTSSKKVMGKYANSKRLKIILFMIALIVTFLNICLFVTGF
- a CDS encoding ATP-dependent nuclease; the encoded protein is MEIKYLSIKNFKSIRHMEISDIQNALILVGKNNTGKSSILHALRAVEGSYEISLDDFNETMQNIEIGFILSITEEDLHIFHKNGIVSQYKKYDLWKKDFESKLPSYKNEEITFTFIANKEGKQRFYDGKKKHNKYIREIFPTIYFIGTNRNLKQIQDDLFMLQEDSLLKIMRTNCCMFDPVKPCTHCFQCIGLIDQKNPKELNAFEAAKLFEYKLYEMNIDQFEKRINESFHKNGGFEDIIFSMNYDVDQMLQVNAEAYNKERDISISVERLGRGMKSIYMLSLLEAYVMDENSLSSIILVEEPEMFLHPQLQKTASEILYRLAQKNQVIFTTHSPHLLANFSSRQLCQIILDEDSYSVAKKKTNISSILDDLGYNASDLMNVDFVFIVEGKQDKYRLPLLLNHYYSEIYDEDGRLNRVAILTTNSCTNIKTYANLKYINQLYMKDRFLMIRDSDGKDRDMLGRQLCKYYDERNLVDVDHLPKVTRKNVLILKYYSFENYFLNPEIMSKLGVIESEDAFYEILYDKWREYLHRIKSGVHLIQMMGRDFTSPQDMKEHMEEIKTYMRGHNLFDIFYGRYKKEEKDLLKKYIEIAPRDEFSDILDAADSFIYFQSKTKQKDIQNETN
- a CDS encoding B12-binding domain-containing radical SAM protein, which translates into the protein MTKKHTILTAINSKYIHSNLAVYCLRAYAKPYIDEVEIAEYTINQQVDDILMSLYQKHPDILCFSCYIWNIEYIERVIREIHKLLPDVPIWLGGPEVSYDSREVLRRLPQVTGVMKGEGEVTFLEVLDHYHGKRDDLSKIPGLTYRNEDEIVETPWRPVMDLSKVPFVYEHIEDFEHKIIYYESSRGCPFSCSYCLSSIDKCLRFRNLSLVKKELQFFLDHKVPQVKFVDRTFNCRHDHAMEIWRYIKEHDNGITNFHFEVAADVLKDDEIELISDMRPGLIQLEIGVQSTNIDTITEIHRKMDFKKVADIVTRINAGHNIHQHLDLIAGLPYEDLESFKQSFQDVYEVRPEQLQLGFLKVLKGSYMEKQKENYGLVYKDTPPYEVLYTKWLPYEDVLVLKKVEEMVEVYYNSSQFSNTLRLLEKEFDTAFALYDTLARFYEEKGYDKVSHSRIARFEILYEFIQTITAEENLVLYKELLTYDLYLRENVKKRPDFAGDYTLQKDELRYINEEILLKDERLAYFGQKNMRKFSHMEQFDHAVNEDFKETKTILLFDYQNRDPLTNQATVYPITMNLIKNQ
- a CDS encoding metallophosphoesterase, with the protein product MIAIYLAPLYLLLNFYFLFRILKWLETCHVYFKKKWIKAVLVMIYVFLAFSILIAFLFPQGTIRRAMKLISNYWLGVLMYLALTILIADLIRLILIYFVKADQEKFRTPKVFKIVGSICMILIVSTSFYGVCNARNIRTTSYHVMIHKKAGNHKKLKIILLADLHLGYNIGCSQMKQMVMKVNQQSPDLIVVAGDIFDNEYDALDDPDQLVKIFRQLKSQYGVYAVYGNHDIDEKILAGFTFGRGQKKKVSDPRMDEFVKRAGMKLLRDESVCIDQSFYLYGRPDAEKVGRGISRRKTPKELVNGMDLKKPVIVLDHEPRQLEELNQAGVDIDLCGHTHDGQLFPGNITIHLFWKNPYGYRKVGNAHQIVTSGVGLFGPNMRVGTKAEIVVVNVDFR